A window from Ramlibacter pinisoli encodes these proteins:
- a CDS encoding ABC transporter ATP-binding protein: MHVDVDALGVRYRGQPRAAVDGVSFGLPAGAIGVLIGPSGCGKTTLLRAIAGLERASAGQVRLSGEVVESADIHLAPESRRIGMVFQDYALFPHLDVGRNVAFGLGKLARHERADRVAEVLALVGLPGTEARMPHELSGGQQQRIALARALAPRPRLLLLDEPFSSLDVDLRERLAHEVRGILKAAQATALFVTHDQLEAFAIGDTIGVMHQGRLHQWDDAYTLYHRPATRFVADFIGHGVFTPAQLREQDGQVVVDTPLGALADVSNCPLPAAFEGGHCEVLLRADDIVHDDAAPVKAQIVRKAFRGSEFLYTLRLATGETVLAHVPSHHDHKVGEWIGIRPEVDHVVTFARGAGASAPPMAPY; encoded by the coding sequence ATGCATGTGGACGTCGATGCCCTGGGGGTCAGGTACCGCGGACAGCCGCGGGCGGCGGTGGACGGCGTCTCGTTCGGCCTGCCGGCCGGCGCGATCGGCGTGCTGATCGGGCCTTCGGGCTGCGGCAAGACCACGCTGCTGCGCGCGATCGCCGGCCTCGAGCGGGCCAGCGCGGGCCAGGTCCGCCTGTCCGGCGAGGTGGTCGAGAGCGCCGACATCCACCTGGCGCCGGAGTCGCGCCGCATCGGCATGGTGTTCCAGGACTACGCCCTGTTCCCGCACCTGGACGTGGGCCGCAACGTCGCCTTCGGGCTGGGCAAGCTGGCGCGCCACGAGCGGGCGGACCGCGTGGCCGAGGTGCTGGCGCTGGTCGGCCTGCCGGGAACGGAGGCGCGGATGCCGCACGAACTGTCGGGTGGCCAGCAGCAACGCATCGCCCTGGCGCGCGCGCTGGCGCCGCGGCCGCGGCTGCTGCTGCTGGACGAGCCGTTCTCCAGCCTGGACGTCGACCTGCGCGAGCGCCTCGCCCACGAGGTGCGCGGCATCCTCAAGGCGGCCCAGGCGACGGCGCTGTTCGTCACCCACGACCAGCTCGAGGCGTTCGCGATCGGCGACACCATCGGCGTCATGCACCAGGGCCGGCTGCACCAGTGGGACGACGCGTACACGCTCTACCACCGGCCGGCCACGCGCTTCGTCGCCGATTTCATCGGCCACGGCGTGTTCACGCCCGCCCAGCTGCGCGAGCAGGACGGCCAGGTGGTGGTGGACACGCCGCTGGGCGCGCTGGCCGACGTTTCCAACTGCCCGCTGCCCGCGGCCTTCGAGGGCGGCCACTGCGAGGTGCTGCTGCGCGCCGACGACATCGTCCACGACGACGCCGCGCCGGTGAAGGCGCAGATCGTGCGCAAGGCCTTCCGCGGCTCGGAGTTCCTCTACACGCTGCGGCTGGCCACCGGCGAGACGGTGCTGGCCCACGTGCCCAGCCACCACGACCACAAGGTCGGCGAGTGGATCGGCATCCGGCCGGAGGTGGACCACGTGGTCACCTTCGCGCGCGGCGCCGGCGCGTCGGCGCCGCCGATGGCGCCCTACTGA
- a CDS encoding ATP-grasp domain-containing protein — MDASTVILIGHQRRLLLPALQAARAGGIRRRIVVGDRATRRLRWSTSCSRHVLVDLQDQRAVTDRLLELACEFPQAVLVPCDCQATSLLHRVRSRVPLPTIPHADPELIELLDDKSRFQRFCEEQDLAVPEALAFAGKEQLVFDALADALGVPFVVKPVRGSGSLGVVVVRHAEELQRGVLDDGGYPAGAVVVQRYVPGCDVDVDLFAVDGRLRAATVHRVRGHQMQFGRHAALEALAGRLCAATHYSGPMNIDARIEQGTGRIFLIESNPRYWASLLAPAACGLNFLREGLEAARPGPPAPTRFLGTGSTSTRHPLLRPAEWRALLADRGERGRLLRSSVLDPYALVLFGATLPALARRVLRRLAAPLRRSAGRVGSEQAREAIS, encoded by the coding sequence ATGGACGCCAGCACCGTCATCCTCATCGGGCACCAGCGCCGCCTGCTCCTGCCTGCGCTGCAGGCCGCGCGCGCCGGCGGGATCCGGCGGCGCATCGTGGTCGGCGACCGGGCCACGCGCCGCCTGCGCTGGTCGACCTCGTGCAGCCGGCACGTGCTGGTCGACCTGCAGGACCAGCGCGCCGTGACCGACCGGCTGCTCGAGCTGGCGTGCGAGTTCCCCCAGGCCGTGCTGGTCCCGTGCGACTGCCAGGCCACCAGCCTGCTGCACCGCGTGCGCTCGCGGGTGCCGCTGCCGACCATCCCGCATGCCGACCCGGAGCTGATCGAGCTGCTGGACGACAAGAGCCGCTTCCAGCGCTTCTGCGAAGAGCAGGATCTGGCCGTGCCCGAGGCGCTGGCGTTCGCGGGCAAGGAGCAGTTGGTGTTCGACGCCCTGGCCGACGCGCTCGGCGTGCCCTTCGTCGTCAAGCCCGTGCGCGGCTCGGGATCGCTGGGCGTGGTGGTGGTGCGCCATGCCGAGGAGTTGCAGCGCGGGGTGCTGGACGACGGCGGCTATCCGGCCGGCGCCGTCGTCGTGCAGCGCTACGTGCCGGGCTGCGACGTCGACGTCGACCTGTTCGCGGTCGATGGCCGGCTGCGCGCGGCCACCGTGCACCGGGTGCGCGGCCACCAGATGCAGTTCGGCCGCCATGCCGCCCTGGAGGCGCTGGCCGGCCGGCTGTGCGCGGCGACGCACTACAGCGGCCCGATGAACATCGATGCGCGCATCGAGCAGGGCACGGGGCGCATCTTCCTGATCGAATCGAACCCGCGCTACTGGGCCTCGCTGCTGGCACCCGCGGCCTGCGGCCTGAACTTCCTGCGCGAAGGGCTGGAGGCCGCGCGCCCCGGCCCGCCGGCGCCGACACGCTTTCTCGGCACCGGCAGCACCAGCACCCGGCATCCGCTGCTGCGGCCGGCCGAGTGGCGCGCACTGCTCGCCGACCGCGGCGAGCGCGGACGGCTGCTGCGCAGCAGCGTGCTCGACCCCTATGCACTGGTGCTGTTCGGCGCCACCCTGCCGGCGCTCGCACGGCGCGTGCTGCGGCGGCTGGCGGCGCCGCTGCGGCGCAGTGCAGGCCGTGTCGGCTCCGAGCAGGCGCGGGAGGCCATCTCCTAA
- a CDS encoding quinone oxidoreductase family protein: MAKAIRIHQIGGPEVLRLEDAEVGEPGPGQARVRHSHIAVNFIDIYFRTGQYPLPLPSGLGSDAVGVVEAVGPGVTEVKPGDRVGYLLGPQGAYADVRVMPAAVLIPLPDAVSDATASTLMMKGMTAQYLFRQVFPLKGGETILYHAAAGGVGLIACQWARALGVRMIGTVSSDEKAAVARANGCAEVIVTTREDIAKRVRELTDGKGVPVVYDSVGKDTLAASLDSLQPRGTLVSNGTSSGPVVIDTMQLAVKGSLYVTRPAMVHYATPRPHMLAMAKELFDLVAAGKIRSEPSRTYPLADAAEAHRAIESRRTTGATVLLP, from the coding sequence ATGGCAAAAGCCATCCGCATCCACCAGATCGGTGGGCCCGAAGTCCTGCGCCTCGAGGACGCCGAGGTCGGCGAGCCCGGCCCCGGGCAGGCCCGCGTGCGCCACAGCCACATCGCGGTCAACTTCATCGACATCTACTTCCGCACCGGCCAGTACCCGCTGCCGCTGCCCAGCGGCCTGGGCTCGGACGCCGTCGGCGTGGTCGAGGCGGTCGGACCCGGCGTCACCGAAGTGAAGCCGGGCGACCGCGTGGGCTACCTGCTCGGTCCGCAGGGCGCGTATGCCGATGTGCGCGTGATGCCGGCTGCCGTGCTGATCCCGCTGCCCGACGCGGTCAGCGACGCCACCGCCTCGACGCTGATGATGAAGGGCATGACGGCGCAGTACCTGTTCCGCCAGGTCTTCCCGCTCAAGGGCGGCGAGACCATCCTGTACCACGCCGCCGCCGGCGGCGTCGGCCTGATCGCCTGCCAGTGGGCCAGGGCGCTGGGCGTGCGCATGATCGGCACCGTCAGCAGCGACGAGAAGGCCGCAGTCGCGCGGGCCAACGGCTGCGCCGAGGTGATCGTCACCACGCGCGAGGACATCGCCAAGCGGGTGCGCGAACTCACCGACGGCAAGGGCGTGCCGGTGGTCTACGACTCGGTCGGCAAGGACACGCTGGCCGCCTCGCTCGACAGCCTGCAGCCGCGCGGCACGCTGGTGAGCAACGGCACCAGCTCCGGCCCGGTGGTGATCGACACCATGCAGCTGGCCGTCAAGGGATCGCTGTACGTCACGCGGCCGGCCATGGTGCACTACGCGACCCCGCGCCCGCACATGCTGGCGATGGCCAAGGAACTGTTCGACCTGGTCGCCGCGGGCAAGATCCGCAGCGAGCCCAGCCGCACCTATCCGCTGGCCGACGCCGCCGAGGCGCACCGCGCCATCGAATCGCGCCGCACCACCGGCGCCACGGTGCTGCTGCCATGA
- a CDS encoding LuxR C-terminal-related transcriptional regulator, with the protein MSTVHPAVTSDLLLKVTPPRVPRDALVREAVAGATVPPAHAVVLVQAAAGFGKTLLLAQWRRDHLAQGAAVAWLLAQPQDEPARLVQALALAVRVGAGRPTFGHALLQGDGAMGLEGVTGWLAEVAQSALQLVLIVDEADRLSAASREALAYLLRNAPPNLRCIVAARTDCHLGLDDLVAYGDCLQVGTAQLRFSLDEAIHLARNRFGEAIDRDAVARLHELADGWPLGVQLALSVSASTGARELPRLALQGAALRTQLLDFLLGNLAPADLDFLTRISVAEPLHPALCAALLPGSDAAQRLQRLVRDTPVFVAAEHSEWLRLHALACEALRERLAALPEDEQQALHARAADWMAEHGLLDAAAGHALAAGQQQKAYALAERSLYEMLMTRGRQGAVLEWLDRLPAQELDRRPRLLLAAAWSLALSERHDEAQRLVTRILAQPSVDDSLRCECALILGGAAVFADDPDRFAELHDPWAAAPPLHDPLLLQVHANRTAFRALLDGEPALARLRQQQAPLAPGDRPAYLSRWGDFIIGLTYLWEGQVLLAEQLLRPSLAAAEADLGRRSSFASMFASLLAAAVWERDQPEEAAALLANRLDVLERSSLPESALLGYRTMARIAIAADSESRALDLLGAMDAVGIARKLPRLRVASLADQVRLHARRFRTETCRDLCRQMDELLAQPDMPTGQLWQRSVQPLRLLARGYAAIAAQDWRAAVQCLAEVEAVALKTRQGRVRIEALALRAWALDRCGEKAQPLLQETLGLARASGLQRVFADAHPGLAKWLSDSAAAVAARPVAATSETAPVAPATRAQPRALPSMALTPKEREVLELLARSLSNKEIGLAMQVGEETIKWHMKNLFAKLDAGTRKQVVSRARILGLLADAPTV; encoded by the coding sequence GTGTCCACCGTCCATCCCGCCGTCACCAGCGACCTGCTGCTGAAGGTCACGCCGCCGCGTGTCCCGCGCGACGCCCTCGTGCGCGAGGCGGTGGCGGGCGCGACGGTGCCGCCCGCGCACGCCGTCGTGCTGGTGCAGGCGGCGGCCGGCTTCGGCAAGACGCTGCTGCTGGCGCAGTGGCGGCGCGACCACCTGGCGCAGGGCGCGGCCGTCGCCTGGCTGCTGGCGCAGCCGCAGGACGAACCGGCGCGCCTGGTCCAGGCGCTGGCCCTGGCGGTGCGGGTCGGCGCCGGCCGCCCCACCTTCGGCCACGCGCTGCTGCAGGGCGACGGCGCGATGGGGCTGGAGGGTGTGACCGGCTGGCTGGCCGAGGTGGCGCAGAGCGCGCTCCAGCTGGTGCTGATCGTCGACGAGGCCGACCGGCTGTCGGCTGCCTCGCGCGAGGCGCTGGCCTACCTGCTGCGCAACGCGCCGCCCAACCTGCGCTGCATCGTCGCGGCCCGCACCGACTGCCACCTCGGCCTCGACGACCTGGTGGCCTATGGCGACTGTCTCCAGGTCGGGACGGCGCAGCTGCGCTTTTCGCTCGACGAGGCCATCCATCTGGCGCGCAACCGCTTCGGCGAGGCGATCGACCGCGACGCCGTCGCCCGGTTGCACGAACTGGCCGACGGCTGGCCGCTGGGCGTGCAGCTGGCGCTCTCGGTCAGTGCCAGCACCGGTGCGCGCGAGCTGCCGCGGCTGGCGCTGCAGGGCGCGGCGTTGCGCACCCAGCTGCTCGACTTCCTGCTGGGCAACCTGGCGCCGGCCGACCTGGACTTCCTCACCCGCATCTCGGTGGCCGAGCCCCTGCATCCCGCCCTGTGCGCCGCGCTGCTGCCCGGCAGCGACGCGGCGCAGCGGCTGCAGCGCTTGGTGCGCGATACCCCGGTGTTCGTCGCCGCCGAGCACTCCGAGTGGCTGCGGCTGCATGCGCTGGCCTGCGAGGCCCTGCGCGAGCGGCTGGCCGCCTTGCCCGAGGACGAACAGCAGGCCCTGCACGCGCGCGCAGCCGACTGGATGGCCGAGCACGGCCTGCTGGACGCGGCGGCCGGCCATGCACTGGCCGCCGGCCAGCAGCAGAAGGCCTATGCGCTGGCCGAGCGCAGCCTGTACGAGATGCTCATGACGCGCGGCCGCCAGGGCGCCGTGCTGGAGTGGCTGGACCGATTGCCGGCCCAGGAGCTGGATCGGCGGCCGCGGCTGCTGCTGGCCGCCGCCTGGTCGCTCGCCCTCAGCGAGCGCCACGACGAGGCGCAGCGGCTGGTCACGCGCATCCTCGCCCAGCCGAGCGTGGACGATTCGCTGCGCTGCGAGTGCGCGCTGATCCTGGGCGGCGCTGCCGTGTTCGCCGACGACCCGGATCGCTTCGCCGAGCTGCACGATCCCTGGGCCGCGGCACCGCCGTTGCACGATCCGCTGCTGCTGCAGGTGCACGCCAACCGCACCGCCTTCCGGGCCCTGCTGGATGGCGAACCGGCGCTGGCCCGGCTGCGCCAGCAGCAGGCACCGCTGGCCCCCGGGGACCGGCCCGCCTACCTGTCGCGTTGGGGCGACTTCATCATCGGCCTGACCTATCTCTGGGAAGGCCAGGTGCTGCTGGCCGAGCAGCTCCTGCGGCCGAGCCTGGCGGCGGCGGAAGCCGACCTGGGGCGGCGCAGCAGCTTCGCCTCCATGTTCGCCTCGCTGCTCGCGGCCGCCGTCTGGGAACGCGACCAGCCGGAGGAAGCGGCGGCGCTGCTGGCCAACCGGCTCGACGTGCTGGAGCGCAGTTCCCTGCCCGAGAGTGCGCTGCTGGGCTACCGCACCATGGCGCGCATCGCCATCGCGGCCGACAGCGAGAGCCGCGCGCTCGACCTGCTGGGCGCCATGGACGCGGTGGGCATTGCCCGCAAGCTGCCGCGCCTGCGCGTGGCCAGCCTGGCCGACCAGGTGCGGCTGCATGCGCGGCGCTTCCGCACCGAGACCTGCCGCGACCTGTGCCGGCAGATGGACGAGCTGCTGGCGCAGCCCGACATGCCCACCGGCCAGCTGTGGCAGCGCAGTGTCCAGCCGCTGCGCCTGCTGGCGCGCGGCTACGCCGCCATCGCGGCGCAGGACTGGCGCGCGGCCGTCCAATGCCTGGCCGAGGTGGAAGCCGTGGCGCTCAAGACGCGCCAGGGCCGGGTCCGCATCGAGGCCCTGGCGCTGCGCGCCTGGGCGCTGGACCGCTGCGGCGAGAAGGCCCAGCCGCTGCTGCAGGAGACGCTGGGGCTGGCCCGGGCCAGCGGGCTGCAGCGCGTGTTCGCCGATGCCCATCCGGGGCTGGCCAAGTGGCTGAGCGATTCGGCCGCCGCCGTGGCGGCGCGGCCGGTCGCCGCCACCTCAGAGACCGCGCCGGTCGCACCGGCAACCCGGGCGCAGCCACGCGCCCTGCCCAGCATGGCACTGACGCCCAAGGAGCGTGAGGTGCTGGAGTTGCTGGCACGCAGCCTGTCCAACAAGGAGATCGGGCTGGCCATGCAGGTGGGCGAAGAGACCATCAAGTGGCACATGAAGAACCTGTTCGCCAAGCTCGACGCGGGCACGCGAAAACAGGTGGTCTCGCGGGCCCGCATCCTGGGTCTGCTGGCCGACGCCCCCACCGTCTGA
- a CDS encoding ABC transporter permease, whose translation MRRLQDALLLALAVVIVLPVAAVLASWLQWDARSAGILREMAATVLPAYALTSLGLCLAVAAGVALVGTACAAAVTLFDFPGRRLFEWALLLPLAVPAYVVAYAYTDFLQFSGPLQSWLRAALGAEGRMFPEVRNAGGAAVVFVATLYPYVYLLARAALGDRAVHLMEAARLLGAPLRERLLRVAIPLARPAVAAGVALALMETLADFGVASYFGIQTFSAGIYKAWLAMDDRIAAAQLATLLLAVVTGLLLLEHRAQQRLRFSVARQGPAGSAEAQLIVLAGGRAAAAVAVCALPILLGFVLPVLFMLRPLLADWAVLPWRRFLDWTLHSVRLGAISAVLGVVIALLLAAALRRGADLLTRVVVRLAGLGYAVPGAVIVVGLLLPVGWVQQAAPQSTTVFWVTGTVLGVVWAYLVRFMAVALQAVQSGYARIPASLDDSARMLGAGRLRLLSGVHWPLLRRSVAAAGLLVFVDVMKELPATLLLRPFNTDTLAVVAYNFARDERLGEAALPSLALVLVGLLPVILLSRTLRR comes from the coding sequence ATGCGCCGGCTCCAGGACGCCCTGCTGCTGGCCCTCGCCGTGGTCATCGTGCTGCCGGTGGCGGCCGTGCTGGCTTCCTGGCTGCAATGGGACGCCCGCAGCGCCGGGATCCTGCGCGAGATGGCCGCGACGGTGCTGCCGGCCTATGCCCTCACCAGCCTGGGCCTGTGCCTGGCGGTGGCGGCCGGGGTGGCGCTGGTGGGCACGGCCTGCGCGGCCGCCGTGACGCTGTTCGACTTCCCGGGCCGCCGCCTCTTCGAGTGGGCGCTGCTGCTGCCGCTGGCGGTGCCGGCCTACGTCGTCGCCTACGCCTACACCGACTTCCTGCAGTTCAGCGGACCGCTGCAGTCGTGGCTGCGCGCCGCGCTCGGCGCCGAGGGCCGCATGTTCCCCGAGGTGCGCAACGCCGGCGGCGCCGCCGTGGTGTTCGTCGCCACCCTCTATCCCTACGTCTACCTGCTGGCGCGGGCCGCGCTGGGCGACCGCGCCGTGCACCTGATGGAGGCCGCGCGGCTGCTCGGCGCGCCGCTGCGCGAGCGCCTGCTGCGCGTGGCCATCCCGCTGGCGCGGCCGGCGGTGGCGGCTGGCGTGGCGCTGGCGCTGATGGAGACGCTGGCCGACTTCGGCGTGGCCAGCTACTTCGGCATCCAGACCTTCAGCGCCGGCATCTACAAGGCCTGGCTGGCGATGGACGACCGCATCGCGGCGGCGCAGCTGGCGACGCTGCTGCTGGCCGTGGTGACCGGGCTGCTGCTGCTGGAGCACCGGGCCCAGCAGCGGCTGCGGTTCTCGGTCGCCCGGCAGGGGCCGGCCGGTTCGGCCGAGGCCCAGCTCATCGTGCTCGCGGGAGGCCGGGCCGCCGCGGCCGTCGCGGTGTGCGCGCTGCCGATCCTGCTCGGATTCGTGTTGCCGGTGCTGTTCATGCTGCGGCCGCTGCTGGCCGACTGGGCCGTCCTGCCCTGGCGCCGCTTCCTCGACTGGACCCTCCACAGCGTGCGCCTGGGCGCGATCAGCGCCGTGCTCGGGGTGGTGATCGCGCTGCTGCTGGCGGCGGCCCTGCGGCGCGGCGCCGACCTGCTGACGCGGGTGGTGGTGCGGCTGGCGGGGCTGGGCTACGCGGTGCCGGGCGCGGTGATCGTCGTCGGCCTGCTGCTGCCGGTCGGCTGGGTGCAGCAGGCGGCGCCGCAATCGACCACCGTGTTCTGGGTCACCGGGACCGTGCTCGGGGTCGTGTGGGCCTACCTGGTGCGCTTCATGGCGGTGGCGCTGCAGGCGGTGCAGAGCGGCTACGCGCGCATCCCGGCCAGCCTGGACGACTCGGCGCGCATGCTGGGCGCCGGCCGCCTGCGGCTGCTGTCCGGCGTGCACTGGCCGCTGCTGCGGCGCTCGGTGGCCGCCGCCGGCCTTCTGGTGTTTGTCGACGTCATGAAGGAGCTGCCGGCGACGCTGCTGCTGCGCCCCTTCAACACCGACACGCTGGCGGTCGTCGCGTACAACTTCGCGCGCGACGAACGCCTGGGCGAGGCGGCCCTGCCGTCGCTCGCCTTGGTGCTGGTGGGGTTGCTGCCGGTGATCCTCCTGAGCCGCACGCTGCGGCGCTGA
- a CDS encoding RBBP9/YdeN family alpha/beta hydrolase: MNTTIQPTVLLVPGLRDHVEQHWQTLLAADLPRAVTIAPMGRANLDCRARVEAIEQAANSIRGPLVIVAHSAGCLMVVHWAQRTRRAVAGALLAAPPDFERPMPEGYPAIEELAANGWLPVPRTRLPFRSIVGASRNDPLASYACASALAQDWGSELVDLGEVGHLNPSSGFGPWPPAHDYIEQLAAAAPMRA; this comes from the coding sequence ATGAACACAACCATCCAACCCACGGTGCTCCTGGTGCCAGGCCTGCGCGACCATGTCGAGCAGCACTGGCAGACGCTGCTCGCGGCCGACCTGCCGCGGGCGGTCACCATCGCGCCCATGGGGCGCGCCAACCTGGACTGCCGCGCGCGCGTCGAGGCGATCGAGCAGGCCGCCAACAGCATCCGCGGGCCGCTGGTGATCGTGGCGCACAGCGCCGGCTGCCTGATGGTCGTGCACTGGGCGCAGCGCACGCGCCGTGCCGTGGCCGGCGCCCTGCTGGCCGCGCCGCCGGACTTCGAGCGCCCGATGCCCGAGGGCTATCCCGCCATCGAGGAGCTGGCCGCCAACGGCTGGCTGCCGGTGCCGCGCACGCGGCTGCCGTTCCGCAGCATCGTCGGCGCCAGCCGCAACGACCCGCTCGCCTCGTACGCCTGCGCCAGCGCGCTGGCGCAGGACTGGGGCAGCGAGCTGGTCGACCTCGGCGAGGTCGGCCACCTGAACCCATCGTCCGGTTTCGGCCCCTGGCCGCCGGCCCACGACTACATCGAGCAGCTCGCGGCAGCGGCCCCGATGCGCGCCTGA
- a CDS encoding 3-keto-5-aminohexanoate cleavage protein: MNFLDGSLFPENQDKLVITAAPYGPEWIPSDFPEDIPVSMEAQIQKAVDCYNAGATVLHLHVRELDGKGSKRLSKFNELIAGVRKAVPDMIIQVGGSISFAPESDGAAAKWLSDDTRHMLAELEPQPDQVTVTVNTSQMNVVEQMDVEDIAGTSLAEPDGFRAYSNMVVPSTPSFFEEHIRRLNKAKIQSAFQFYNINSFETVERLIRRGIYKGPLVCNWVAIGGGMDQPTVYSLANFLRAIPDGTMLTVESSMRNVLPINMMGLAMGLHVRCGIEDNLWNQSRTEKMSTVKQIEQLVRISREFGREVATGKEARQICKIGVFYDTVEETLAANGFAPNAKGRQQGFLRKAA, from the coding sequence ATGAACTTCCTCGACGGCTCGCTCTTCCCCGAGAACCAGGACAAGCTGGTCATCACCGCCGCGCCCTACGGCCCCGAATGGATTCCTTCCGACTTCCCGGAGGACATCCCGGTGTCGATGGAGGCCCAGATCCAGAAGGCGGTGGACTGCTACAACGCCGGCGCCACCGTGCTGCACCTGCACGTGCGCGAGCTGGACGGCAAGGGCTCCAAGCGCCTGTCCAAGTTCAACGAGCTGATCGCCGGCGTGCGCAAGGCGGTCCCCGACATGATCATCCAGGTCGGCGGGTCGATCTCCTTCGCACCCGAGTCCGACGGCGCCGCCGCCAAGTGGCTGTCGGACGACACGCGCCACATGCTGGCCGAGCTGGAGCCGCAGCCGGACCAGGTGACGGTCACGGTGAACACCTCGCAGATGAACGTCGTCGAGCAGATGGACGTCGAGGACATCGCCGGCACCTCGCTGGCCGAGCCCGATGGCTTCCGCGCCTACTCGAACATGGTCGTGCCCTCGACGCCGAGCTTCTTCGAGGAGCACATCCGCCGCCTCAACAAGGCGAAGATCCAGAGCGCCTTCCAGTTCTACAACATCAACAGCTTCGAGACCGTCGAGCGCCTGATCCGCCGCGGCATCTACAAGGGCCCGCTGGTGTGCAACTGGGTCGCCATCGGCGGCGGCATGGACCAGCCGACGGTCTACAGCCTGGCGAACTTCCTGCGTGCCATCCCCGACGGCACCATGCTGACGGTGGAGAGCAGCATGCGCAACGTGCTGCCGATCAACATGATGGGCCTGGCCATGGGCCTGCACGTGCGCTGCGGCATCGAGGACAACCTCTGGAACCAGTCGCGCACCGAGAAGATGTCCACCGTCAAGCAGATCGAGCAGCTGGTGCGCATCTCGCGCGAGTTCGGCCGCGAGGTCGCGACCGGCAAGGAAGCGCGCCAGATCTGCAAGATCGGCGTCTTCTACGACACCGTCGAAGAGACCCTGGCCGCCAACGGCTTCGCGCCCAACGCCAAGGGCCGCCAGCAGGGCTTCCTGCGCAAGGCCGCCTGA
- a CDS encoding lysophospholipid acyltransferase family protein, which translates to MRPLRAIWRLLRALLHALAGWFTIVAVFPRLDPQARSERVQAWARRMLQVLGIGLQVHGQPPLHGPLLLVANHISWLDILVMHAARHCRFVSKSEVRHWPLIGTLATGGGTLYIERASRRDAMRVVHQMAASLQSGDIVAVFPEGTTSDGIDLLPFHANLIQAAVAVGAPVQPVGLQFIDDRSGQRSLTPAYIGDDTLVGSLWRTLGGPSFTAVVRYGSTQHAAGRDRRTWAADLRRAVQELRQ; encoded by the coding sequence ATGCGGCCGTTGCGGGCCATCTGGCGGCTGCTGCGGGCCCTGCTGCACGCGCTGGCCGGCTGGTTCACCATCGTCGCGGTGTTCCCGCGCCTGGACCCGCAGGCCCGCAGCGAGCGGGTGCAGGCCTGGGCGCGCCGCATGCTGCAGGTGCTGGGCATCGGGCTGCAGGTGCACGGCCAGCCGCCGCTGCACGGGCCGCTGCTGCTGGTGGCCAACCACATCTCCTGGCTCGACATCCTGGTGATGCACGCGGCCCGGCATTGCCGCTTCGTGTCCAAGTCGGAAGTGCGCCACTGGCCGCTGATCGGCACCCTGGCCACCGGTGGCGGCACCCTGTACATCGAGCGCGCCTCGCGGCGCGACGCGATGCGGGTGGTGCACCAGATGGCCGCCAGCCTGCAGTCGGGCGACATCGTGGCGGTGTTCCCGGAGGGCACCACCAGCGACGGCATCGACCTGCTGCCGTTCCACGCCAACCTGATCCAGGCGGCGGTCGCGGTCGGCGCGCCGGTGCAGCCGGTCGGCCTGCAGTTCATCGACGACCGCAGCGGCCAGCGCAGCCTGACGCCGGCCTACATCGGCGACGACACGCTGGTGGGATCGCTCTGGCGCACCCTGGGCGGCCCGTCCTTCACGGCCGTCGTCCGCTACGGCAGCACCCAGCACGCGGCCGGCCGCGACCGGCGCACGTGGGCGGCCGACCTGCGCCGGGCGGTGCAGGAACTGCGTCAGTAG
- a CDS encoding TauD/TfdA family dioxygenase, with protein sequence MRVEPLTCAIGAELSNINLGVASRDPALVAEIRALLLKHKVLFFRDQDITRAEHVAFARHFGELEDHPVAGSDPENPGLVRIYKSPDQPNDRYENAWHTDATWRDKPPFGCVLRCVECPPVGGDTMWANMVLAYEKLPETVKQQIEGLRARHSIEASFGAAMPADKRLALHAQFPDAEHPVVRTHPETGEKILFVNAFTTHFTNFHTTANVRVGQDYSHGGSDLLRYLVSQAFIPEYQVRFRWKPNSMAMWDNRSTQHYAVMDYPPCHRKMERAGIIGDATF encoded by the coding sequence ATCCGCGTCGAACCGCTGACCTGCGCCATCGGCGCCGAGCTCAGCAACATCAACCTGGGCGTCGCCTCGCGCGACCCGGCGCTGGTGGCCGAGATCCGGGCCCTCCTGCTCAAGCACAAGGTCCTGTTCTTCCGCGACCAGGACATCACCCGCGCCGAGCATGTCGCCTTCGCCCGCCACTTCGGCGAGCTGGAGGACCACCCGGTGGCCGGCAGCGATCCGGAGAACCCCGGCCTGGTGCGCATCTACAAGTCGCCCGACCAGCCCAACGACCGCTACGAGAACGCCTGGCACACCGATGCCACATGGCGCGACAAGCCGCCGTTCGGCTGCGTGCTGCGCTGCGTCGAGTGCCCGCCGGTGGGCGGCGACACGATGTGGGCCAACATGGTGCTGGCCTACGAGAAGCTGCCCGAGACCGTGAAGCAGCAGATCGAGGGCCTGCGCGCCCGCCACAGCATCGAGGCCAGCTTCGGCGCCGCCATGCCGGCCGACAAGCGCCTGGCGCTGCACGCCCAGTTCCCGGATGCCGAGCACCCGGTGGTGCGCACGCACCCCGAGACCGGCGAGAAGATCCTGTTCGTGAATGCGTTCACCACGCACTTCACCAACTTCCACACCACCGCCAACGTGCGCGTCGGCCAGGACTACTCGCACGGCGGCAGCGACCTGCTGCGCTACCTGGTGAGCCAGGCCTTCATCCCCGAGTACCAGGTGCGCTTCCGCTGGAAGCCCAACTCCATGGCCATGTGGGACAACCGGTCCACGCAGCACTACGCCGTCATGGACTACCCGCCCTGCCACCGCAAGATGGAACGCGCCGGAATCATCGGCGACGCCACCTTCTGA